GAAATATAGATTTCGAAACTATAGGAGATAGTATAGGGTTATATATCCATATACCCTTTTGCAAAAGTATTTGCCCATATTGCCCATACAACAAGATATTGTATGATAAATCCTTAGCAGAAAGATATAGAGATGCCATTATAGAAGAATTAAAAATATATAAGGATATAATAAAGCAAAGAAAAATTACATCCATATATATAGGAGGTGGGACTCCTACATTAATGACATATGAACTCAAGGATATATTAGTCTATATTAGAAATAATTATAATTTTTCTGGGGATATAGGAATAGAAACTCACCCCAATGAAATCAATAGTGAAATCTTAGAAGAAATAAAAAACATGGGCATAACTCATATAAGTGTAGGGGTACAGACATTTAATAATGATACTCTTAGTATTATAGGAAGAAATTACAATAGAGAACATATTTATCAATCACTGGAATTGATAAAAAAGTTTGATTTTAAATGTGTAGATGTAGATATAATGACTAATCTTCCTAATCAGACATTGAAAGATATAGAATATGATATAAAAACAGTGTATTCCTATGATATAGATCAACTTTCCATATATCCTTTAATTATGTTTCCTATGACAGGAATGAAGGAAGCTATGAAAGATAAGGAATTTACAAGATTTGGAGAATTAAAGGAGGCAAAGGTGCTTAAAACTATAGATAATATATCTAAAGAATATGGCTATAGCAGAAGCTCCATATGGACCTATGGAAAGGATGAAGATACTAGATATACATCTGTAACCAGGGAGAGTTTTATAGGATTAGGGGCCGGAGCAAGTTCATATTTTGGTAATTATTTTTATCTAAACACTTTTGATGTAAATGCTTATATAGGGGCATTAAACAAAAAGAATATAGCTATTAATATATTTACAAAAATGACAGATAGGGAAAGTATGGCATTTTGGCTATTTTGGAGATGTTATGATGGAGTAATTGACAAAAATAGATTCTTTAAGATGTATGGTAAAGATATGAAAAAGGAATTTAAATTATTATATAAGATTATGAAGTTATTTAAGATAGTAACAGAAAAAGGGGACAAGCTTATACTTACAGACCTGGGAATATACTTATATCATATGGTGGAAAAGAGGTATTCTACACATTATTTAAACGATATGTGGCAGCAATCAATGGAGGAACCATGGATAAAAGAGCTTAAATTATAGGAGAGGAAAGTCATGAAAATAAAACATTTTTTATCTTTAAGTTATTTTGGAATTAAAACTTTAATATCTAAACAGAGAAAACCTATATTAGGGACAATAATATTGACAGATTATTGTAATTTACATTGTAAACACTGTGCTGTAAATAATATTAAGGCTACTATGTATCCATATGAGGACATAAGGGCTGAAATGGAGAAATTTTATGATGAGGGCATAAGGATATTATTTTTTTGTGGAGGAGAAACCCTACTATGGGAAGATAAAGGCAAAACAGTTAGAGAATTGATAAAAGAGACAAGGGAAATAGGATTCTATATAGTAAACGTAGTTACCAATGGTACAGTAACGTTGGACATACCTGAAGCAGATATAATATTTTTGAGTCTTGATGGATTAAAGGACAGCCACAATATCATTAGAGGAGATACCTTTGATACTATAATGGAAAACGCAGATAAGGCCAAAAACTCCAACATATGTGTATATATGGCGGTTAACAAGTTGAATTATAGAGATATAAAAGGAGTTACACAATTAGTAAATAACCATCCAAATTTAAACTCTATATCCTTTAATTTTCATACCCCTTATAAAGATACAGAGTATCTTAAACTTGATGAAGGGGAAAAAATACAAGCGGTAAATACTATTAAAGAGATGATAAAGACTAAGATGCCAGTATTTAATCTATATAATAGTTTAGATGTATATCTAAAAAATACTTGGAAAAGACCATGCTACCAATGTATAGTTAGCGAATTGGGTAAAAGATATATATGTGGTAGATGTGTAGAAGAAGATGGACTATGTGATGAATGTGGCTATCTATTTTCAGTGGAATTTTCAATGTTATTTAGTGGAGATATAAAAATTATATTTGAAGTGCTTAAGACATATCTAAAGTATGTATAACATGTTTCTTTAGCAATGGCACTATAATATACACAATATTAAGAATATATAAACTTCTATTTTTGGCATAATATTATAATTTTTACATATTTTATATGTTATACTATTATTGTGATTACATAAACTTGAAATTTTAAAAAATTAATTAGAATGGGGGAATTAAAGTATGAAAAAATTTTTTTGTTTTTTAACAATTTTTGCATTGGTATTTTCAATATCTACAACTGTTTTTGCTGAAAGAAGTAAAGAAGTAGAATTTAAAGACTTGATAAATTGGGCTGAAAATAGGGGATTTAGAATTGATGGTGATATTTCAAGTGTTGATTATGATAGTTTAGATCTTAATAAATTGAAAAGAGATTTGGAAGCAGTTAGTTCATTAGGAAAAGAGCTGAATTTTGAAGAATCAAATTATTTACAAAAAGAAAATCTAAATAATTTATCAATTAAACCAACAATAGGAACAAGAGTTTGGGATGAAAAAATTGTACCAATGCTTGTAAAAAAAACTTATAGTGGGACTAAAGATGTTGATGGTGAAGATTATAATTTTAAAGTGTATGTATATATAGATTATAATTGTTTAGTGAGTAGAGTAAATGGTGAAGTTTTAGGAATTGATAGCATTAACAGTGTAACATCTGATGGAGGACAAGCTTCATTCATTAGAGACTATGAGCATGATAGTGGCACAGAAGTTTGGGAGATATCAAGTAAAAGAGCAAAAGTTAGAGGACAAGGTGTTTTTAAAGTTGGAATAGGTGATAATTTTTCATTAAATTGGAGAATTATTTTTAAAGTTTCATTTAAGGCTGGAGAAGGTAAAGCTATTTAATTTTGGAGCATAGATTATGTTTATGGATATAATAGTGATATTGACGCAACTAATATTTATATTTTTGATATTAATAGTGTTGTTTAGTCCAGTTTTAAGTAAAATAATTGGAAATAATTATTTTATAAATATTAAAGAAAATAAAGATCTAATTTTACAATTCATATTTTCCAATGGATTATTAATGCTAACTCTGTATGGATTAAGTTATATGGATTTGACTATTTATAAAGTAGTTTTTAAAATTTTAATTTATTTGATTATATATATTAATTTTTACAAAATTATAAAACTTGTTAATTGTAAAAAATAAATGTTTAGAGAAAAATGATCTGTCTTAGTAGGTTGTATCAAAAACTTTGTAAAAAGTGGAAAAAATTTTTATATCAATAATTAAAAATGAAAAAGAACCTATATAATAGATAGTTTAAAAAGTTTATCTATTAGAGGTTCTTTTTTATATTAATGAAACTCATAGGGTTCCCACCATAAACTATGGACTATATTTACATCATAGACATCATTTGTTCCATAGCTCCTGATTGAACCATTTTGGTCATCCATTGTTGAGCTATCATGGAATTTAACGTAGATATAGTGGGAAAAGAGTGTTGAGTCATTGCTATATTGAACATGGAAAGCCCATTTTGCATAGCCAATGTCCATTCATGGATTAATTCACTGGCTGATTCACCTATTATGGTAGCACCATAAATCTTTCCTGTATTATCAGCCAAAACTTTAATGAACCCTTCTGTTTTACTATCAGCTATGGCTCTACCATAGTTTTTATATTCCATCTGAATAGGCATATATTCTATATTTTTTTCTTTGGCTTGCTTTTCAGTTAATCCCACTTGTGCTACTTCTGGCTCAGTAAATACAGACCATGGAACTAGCCAATTTTCATTTTTAAATGATTCAATAGGTTCTGGACTCAGGGCATTCATAAGGGCTAACATCCCTTGATGCATAGCGGCATGGGACAATAGAGATTTTCCGTTGCAATCTCCTATGGCATAGATATGATTTTTATTTGTTCTATAATAACTATCTACATTGATACCCTTTTTATCATATTCTATCCCTCCATTTTCAAGGGCTAGTGGTTCCAATACTGGAGTTCGTCCTGTGGCCACAAGTATTTTATCTGATTCAAAGGTGCCTTTATCAGTATATGTGTAAATTTTATTATTTTTTTCTTCTACTTTTTCTATATTAGTACTATTATAAACCTCTATATTTTCTTCTTTAAATACTTCTTCCAACAATCTACCTGCATCTTCATCTCCCACGGGTATTAGATGGGGGTCCATTTGGACAAGAGTGACCTTAGAGCCTAGTCTTGCAAATGCTTGAGCCATTTCTGATCCTATAGCACCTCCTCCAATTATTGTAAGGGTTTCAGGGATAGATTTTTGTTCAAACAGATTGGAATTAGTCAATATAGGTACTTCTTTTAATCCGGGAATTGGA
The nucleotide sequence above comes from Clostridiisalibacter paucivorans DSM 22131. Encoded proteins:
- a CDS encoding dihydrolipoyl dehydrogenase family protein, encoding MKEYQLIVIGLGPAGMAVTSMAVSMGLDVLAIEDHKIGGECLNYGCIPSKSLLKAAEAKHNSETLEKFGLKSFSPEIEDPLQIVRNKIQSINGNKTNNVFEKADLILNKGKAKFIDEHTVEVGNEQYKGKNIFISTGTKPFVPPIPGLKEVPILTNSNLFEQKSIPETLTIIGGGAIGSEMAQAFARLGSKVTLVQMDPHLIPVGDEDAGRLLEEVFKEENIEVYNSTNIEKVEEKNNKIYTYTDKGTFESDKILVATGRTPVLEPLALENGGIEYDKKGINVDSYYRTNKNHIYAIGDCNGKSLLSHAAMHQGMLALMNALSPEPIESFKNENWLVPWSVFTEPEVAQVGLTEKQAKEKNIEYMPIQMEYKNYGRAIADSKTEGFIKVLADNTGKIYGATIIGESASELIHEWTLAMQNGLSMFNIAMTQHSFPTISTLNSMIAQQWMTKMVQSGAMEQMMSMM
- a CDS encoding coproporphyrinogen-III oxidase family protein; its protein translation is MITNILRRLILGKKEKFTFNRYKRGNIDFETIGDSIGLYIHIPFCKSICPYCPYNKILYDKSLAERYRDAIIEELKIYKDIIKQRKITSIYIGGGTPTLMTYELKDILVYIRNNYNFSGDIGIETHPNEINSEILEEIKNMGITHISVGVQTFNNDTLSIIGRNYNREHIYQSLELIKKFDFKCVDVDIMTNLPNQTLKDIEYDIKTVYSYDIDQLSIYPLIMFPMTGMKEAMKDKEFTRFGELKEAKVLKTIDNISKEYGYSRSSIWTYGKDEDTRYTSVTRESFIGLGAGASSYFGNYFYLNTFDVNAYIGALNKKNIAINIFTKMTDRESMAFWLFWRCYDGVIDKNRFFKMYGKDMKKEFKLLYKIMKLFKIVTEKGDKLILTDLGIYLYHMVEKRYSTHYLNDMWQQSMEEPWIKELKL
- a CDS encoding radical SAM protein: MKIKHFLSLSYFGIKTLISKQRKPILGTIILTDYCNLHCKHCAVNNIKATMYPYEDIRAEMEKFYDEGIRILFFCGGETLLWEDKGKTVRELIKETREIGFYIVNVVTNGTVTLDIPEADIIFLSLDGLKDSHNIIRGDTFDTIMENADKAKNSNICVYMAVNKLNYRDIKGVTQLVNNHPNLNSISFNFHTPYKDTEYLKLDEGEKIQAVNTIKEMIKTKMPVFNLYNSLDVYLKNTWKRPCYQCIVSELGKRYICGRCVEEDGLCDECGYLFSVEFSMLFSGDIKIIFEVLKTYLKYV